The sequence below is a genomic window from Streptomyces sp. NBC_00582.
CGGGTGGCTGCCGGGCAGAGTGAGGTCCAGCGGGATCCCGCCGAAGTGGCCCCGCGGGTCGTTCGGCACGGAGCCCAGCGAGTCGAGCAGGCCACGGCTGTCGAACAGTTCCATCGTGCGGGCGTGCAGGGTGGAGGCGCGCGACTCGGTGGTCGGCGCGGACAGCTTCTCGAGGACGATCACGTCCGCGCCGCCCAGCCGGAGCTCCGCGGCGAGCATGAGCCCGACCGGGCCCGCGCCGACCACGACCACCTGGGTGTGTGCCTGCTGCTCGGTCATGGTCAGGCCCGCTGCTCGGCGTGGTCCTTGGCGTGGCCCAGGGTCGCCCGGCTGTTGGTGCTCAGCGCCGAGCGCACATACGCACGGGCGTCGGCCACGGTCGCCTCGTCCCCGAGGATCCGCGCGATGTTGTCCGTGTTGAGCACGACCGTGTGCTGGGAGGTGGCGGCGACGCCCCCGTCCTGCTCCGTGAACGTCCAGATCCCGGTGTGCAGGGTCATCAGCGCGGGCAGCGTGACCTGCTTGTAGGCGATCCTCTGGTGCGGGAAGGCCACCCGGTACGACTTGGTGGTGTGCGTCGAACCGTCCTTGGCCCGGGTGTCCATCTCCAGGACCTGGAGACCCGGTGTGTCCTCGGTGAAGCGGACCGACGCCACGTGCGGCAGCCGCTCCACCCACAGACCGGCCTCGTTGATGAAGTCGTACGCGTCCTTGGCGGAGCCGGCGATGAGCACGGTGTCCTCGAAGGAGAACGTCAACTCCTCCGACGTGTGCGCCAGTTCGACGTTCGACTTCAGTGCCGCCAGCTCGGAGCGGGAGTTGCGGTCGACGGCCTGGTCGATCCACTCCAGACCCTCGGGATCGTCGTCCACCGCCCGGTAGTCGTGCTGGAGCCGCACCCGGGAGGAGGCGCTGGACAGCGGCTCGATGATCCAGGTCCCGCCCATCGCGGCGACCGGCGGGGTGGAGACCTCCTGGCGGAACGTGATGCGCAACCCGTCCGGGTCCAGGGTGCGGCGGGACGTCCAGTTCTTCGCCTCGCCGTTGGCGGTCGCCCAGATCTCGATGCGTTCCTCGCCCTCGCCCCGCTCGACGTGGTCGACGTAGATGGTCGGCGGGAAGATCCGGGGCCAGTTCTCCACCTCGGCGATCAGCCGGTAGACGGCGTCCGCCGGGGCGTCGATCGTGATGGCGTGCTCGACCTCGCGGAGGCCCTTCTGCGACATGTGCTCACTCCTTGCTGCCGGAAGGTTCAGAAGTTGCCGAGGCCGCCGCAGACGTTCAGGGCCTGCGCGGTGATGGAGCCGGCGGTGTCGGTGGCCAGGTAGCCGACGAGTCCGGCGACCTCCTCCGGTGTGGAGTAGCGGCCGAGCGGGATCTTGGCCTGGAACTTCTCGAGGATCGCGTCCTCGCTGGTGTCGTAGGCCGCCGCGTATCCCTGCCGCACCCGCTGGGCCATGGGCGTCTCGACGTAACCGGGGCAGACCGCGTTGACCGTGATGCCGGTCGGCGCCAGCTCGTTGCCCAGCGCCTTGGTGAAGCCGACCACGCCGTGCTTGGACGCCGAGTAGGGGGCGCCCAGGACCACGCCCTGCTTGCCCGCGGTGGAGGCGATGTTGATGATCCGGCCACGGGACTTCTCCCGCATGCCGCCGGTCGTCAGCACCTCCCGGGTGACCAGGAAGACACTGTTGAGGTTGGTGTCGATGACGTCGAACCACAGGTCGTCCGCGAGGTCCGCGGTCACTCCGCCACCGCTGCGGCCCGCGTTGTTGACGAGGACGTCCACCGGGCCGAACCGCTCGACGACGGTGCGCACGAGCGCGCCGATCTCCGCCCGCGACCGCACGTCGCAGGCCGCGCCGTCCGCGGTCAGACCCTCCTCCCGCAGCTGCTTGACCGTCGAGTCGACCTTCTGCGCGTCCCGCGCGCAGATGAACACCCGGTGCCCGGCCCGGCCCAGGGTCCGCGCGGCCGCCAGACCGATGCCGCTGGTGGCACCGGTGATCAGAGCGACCCGCTCGCCTTGCTGTGACATGTGCTCCCCTTGGTGAAGTGGTGGTGGTGCGGTCCGGGCCCGGCGGGTCCGCGGCGGCGGCACCCGCGCTCAGGGCGCGCCGGCGGCCACGAGCTGGTCGTTGACGAGCCGCAGCAGGGTGCGAGGGGTGTCGGTGATGGTCATCGAGTCGTCGTCGATGCTGACCCCGAACTCGCGCTCGATGCTGCCGCAGGTCTCCAGCAGCGCCAGCGACTCGTAGCCGAGGTTGTCGAAGGCGACGTCGAGGATGTCCGCGTCGAAGTCGACCCCTTCGGGCACGCCCGCGGACGTGTGCAGGATCCGCTTGAGGTCGTCGATGGTGAAGGGACGGTTGCTCATCTGGCTGGTCACTCCCTGTCGTGTGGGGGTCGTGAGGGGCGCGCGCCCCCGCCGTCAGGGGCGCGCTGTGGCCGCGGTCAGCCGGCGCGCCGGACGACGACCGCGGAGTTGAATCCGCCCTGCCCGCGGGCCACCACCAGCGCGGTGTGCACGTCCGCGGACCGGGGCTGCCCCGTCACCAGGTCGAGTTCGTAACCCTGGTCCGGCGACACGTTGACCGTCGGCGGGATGACGCGGTCCCGGATGGACAGCAGGGCCGCGACGACGTCGAGGGGCGCCGCTCCGGAGTGCAGCCGGCCGGTCATCGTCTTCGGAGCCGTCACCGGGACCTGGCGCGGCCTGAACACCGCGTTCAGGGCCTCCGCCTCCACCCGGTCCAGTTCCGGTACGGCCGCCGCGTCCGCGAACACCACGTCGATCTCGTCCGGAGCCAGCCGAGCGTCGTCCAGGGCCAGCTCGATCGCCCGGCGCAGCCCCGGCGGACGCCCGCTCTCCGGGGCGGGGTCGAACGTCGCGGCGTACCCGGCGAGTTCGCCGTACACCCGGGCCCCGCGACGGCGGGCCGCCTCCGCGTCCTCCAGGACGAGGATCGCGCCGCCCTCGCCCGGCACATGGCCGCCCGCCTCCGCGTCGAACGGCAGGTAGGCGCGCGCCGGGTCGTCGCTGGTGCTCAGCCGCCCGCCCGCCTGCTGGGCGACCCAGCCCCACGAACAGATCGAGGCGTCCACCCCGCCGGAGACGATGACACGGGAGCCCTTGCGGATCTGCCGCCGCGCCTGGGCGAGGGCGTCCAGACCGCCCGCCTGGTCGCTGACGACGACCCCGCTGGGGCCGCGCATACCGTGCCGGATGGAGATCTGGCCGGTGTTGACCGCGTAGAACCAGGCGAACGACTGGTAGGCGCTGACGTGGGCCCCGCCCTTGCTCCACAGGTTGCGCAGCTCGCGCTCGCCGAACTCGAAGCCGCCCGAGGAGCTCGCGGTGATGACGCCCGCGTCGAACTCCGGCAGTTCCTCCGGCTCGATGCCGGCGTCCGCCAGAGCCCAGTCCGCCGCCAGCAGCGCCAGCCGGGTCATCCGGTCGGTCTGCGCGATCAGCCGGCTCGGCAGGTGTTCCTCCGCCACGAAGCCGGGGACCTCACCCGCGATCCGGGACGGGTAGCCGTCCGCGGTGAAGCGGGTGACCGGTCCGATGCCGCTGCGGCCCGCGCGGGTCGCGTCCCAGTACTCCTTCGTACCGAGCCCGTTGGGGGCCGTGACGCCCACGCCGGTGATCACGGC
It includes:
- a CDS encoding aromatase/cyclase, whose product is MSQKGLREVEHAITIDAPADAVYRLIAEVENWPRIFPPTIYVDHVERGEGEERIEIWATANGEAKNWTSRRTLDPDGLRITFRQEVSTPPVAAMGGTWIIEPLSSASSRVRLQHDYRAVDDDPEGLEWIDQAVDRNSRSELAALKSNVELAHTSEELTFSFEDTVLIAGSAKDAYDFINEAGLWVERLPHVASVRFTEDTPGLQVLEMDTRAKDGSTHTTKSYRVAFPHQRIAYKQVTLPALMTLHTGIWTFTEQDGGVAATSQHTVVLNTDNIARILGDEATVADARAYVRSALSTNSRATLGHAKDHAEQRA
- the fabG gene encoding 3-oxoacyl-ACP reductase FabG, producing the protein MSQQGERVALITGATSGIGLAAARTLGRAGHRVFICARDAQKVDSTVKQLREEGLTADGAACDVRSRAEIGALVRTVVERFGPVDVLVNNAGRSGGGVTADLADDLWFDVIDTNLNSVFLVTREVLTTGGMREKSRGRIINIASTAGKQGVVLGAPYSASKHGVVGFTKALGNELAPTGITVNAVCPGYVETPMAQRVRQGYAAAYDTSEDAILEKFQAKIPLGRYSTPEEVAGLVGYLATDTAGSITAQALNVCGGLGNF
- a CDS encoding acyl carrier protein produces the protein MSNRPFTIDDLKRILHTSAGVPEGVDFDADILDVAFDNLGYESLALLETCGSIEREFGVSIDDDSMTITDTPRTLLRLVNDQLVAAGAP
- a CDS encoding ketosynthase chain-length factor; its protein translation is MTQAAVITGVGVTAPNGLGTKEYWDATRAGRSGIGPVTRFTADGYPSRIAGEVPGFVAEEHLPSRLIAQTDRMTRLALLAADWALADAGIEPEELPEFDAGVITASSSGGFEFGERELRNLWSKGGAHVSAYQSFAWFYAVNTGQISIRHGMRGPSGVVVSDQAGGLDALAQARRQIRKGSRVIVSGGVDASICSWGWVAQQAGGRLSTSDDPARAYLPFDAEAGGHVPGEGGAILVLEDAEAARRRGARVYGELAGYAATFDPAPESGRPPGLRRAIELALDDARLAPDEIDVVFADAAAVPELDRVEAEALNAVFRPRQVPVTAPKTMTGRLHSGAAPLDVVAALLSIRDRVIPPTVNVSPDQGYELDLVTGQPRSADVHTALVVARGQGGFNSAVVVRRAG